A region from the Arachis ipaensis cultivar K30076 chromosome B01, Araip1.1, whole genome shotgun sequence genome encodes:
- the LOC107611498 gene encoding uncharacterized protein LOC107611498 codes for MKNQGDAIKKLESQVGFLSQQISKSTDSFSSDTEKNLRGEIKNVRWEECKATTLRNEETLEGEISKPIEHNQGVLKEKLEGIEQGIDPAQRKEPKEEENLKSYVPKVPFPQRLRGGEKEKTYSRFLDIFKSLHINIPFIEALQQMPSYIKCMKELLIEKSTLKGGQTVVITKESSSLIQKDLPTKKKDPGSFHIPCAIGDTMIDKGFYDLGVSINLMHLSLMRKLQINELKSTNVILQLADKTQKQSLGVVENVLALT; via the exons ATGAAGAACCAAGGAGATGCCATCAAGAAGCTTGAATCCCAAGTAGGATTTCTTTCTCAACAAATATCTAAATCCACTGACAGTTTTTCAAGTGACACTGAGAAGAACCTGAGAGGAGAAATAAAGAAtgtgagatgggaagaatgcaaggcaactACTCTAAGAAATGAGGAGACTTTGGAGGGAGAAATCAGCAAGCCAATAGAGCACAACCAAGGGGTTCTAAAGGAGAAGTTGGAAGGGATAGAACAAGGAATTGACCCTGCACAAAGGAAGGAGCCAAAGGAGGAGGAAAACTTGAAATCTTATGTACCAAAAGTACCATTCCCTCAGAGACTCAGGGGTGGTGAGAAAGAGAAGACGTATTCCAGGTTCTTGGATATATTCAAGTCCCTTCATATCAATATTCCATTCATTGaagccctccaacaaatgccttcATATATCAAATGCATGAAGGAGTTGCTAATAGAGAAGAGTACCTTGAAGGGTGGGCAAACAGTAGTGATAACCAAAGAAAGCAGTTCTCTCATCCAGAAGGACTTGCCTACAAAGAAGAAGGATCCAGgaagttttcacatcccttgtgctatAGGGGATACCATGATTGACAAAGGGTTTTATGATCTTGGAGTGAGCATAAATCTAATGCATCTGTCTCTCATGAGGAAGCTGCAAATTAATGAGTTGAAATCCACAAATGTAATCCTTCAACTGGCTGACAAAACCCAGAAACAATCACTAGGAGtagttgaaaatgtgctg GCCCTCACATGA